The proteins below come from a single Streptomyces sp. B3I8 genomic window:
- a CDS encoding ABC transporter ATP-binding protein, with translation MNTRTAPSTWQQGDVVRVRGLTKVYPALRARRGTAATPEIRATDDVRLDVRRGEIFGLLGPNGAGKSTLVRQLTGLMRPDRGSVEILGHDLVRHPERASRILAYLGQESTALDELTVSLAVETTGRLRGLDLRRARAERDAVLEELGLVPLAARPLNKLSGGQRRLACFAAALVGERPLLVLDEPTTGMDPVARRAVWAAVDRRRAERGTTVLLVTHNVLEAETVLDRVAVLHRGRVVACDTPAGLKAEVAGEVRVDLVWRDRPPLDVPEVAALHDRVAESGRRWTLRLAPEEARAVVATVTGGAAFAALDDFTLATPSLEDVYLALGGDTKGLVKA, from the coding sequence GTGAATACGCGCACCGCACCGTCGACCTGGCAACAGGGCGACGTCGTACGCGTACGCGGGCTGACCAAGGTCTACCCCGCGCTCCGCGCCCGCCGCGGTACCGCCGCCACCCCCGAGATCCGCGCCACCGACGATGTCCGCCTCGACGTCCGCCGCGGCGAGATCTTCGGCCTGCTCGGCCCCAACGGCGCCGGCAAGTCCACCCTCGTCCGCCAGCTCACCGGCCTCATGCGCCCCGACCGCGGCAGCGTCGAGATCCTCGGCCACGACCTCGTGCGCCACCCCGAGCGCGCCTCCCGCATCCTCGCCTACCTCGGCCAGGAGTCCACCGCGCTGGACGAACTGACCGTCTCGCTCGCCGTCGAGACGACCGGCCGGCTGCGCGGACTCGACCTGCGCCGGGCCCGCGCGGAACGGGACGCCGTCCTGGAGGAACTCGGGCTCGTCCCGCTGGCCGCCCGCCCCCTGAACAAGCTGTCCGGCGGCCAGCGCCGCCTCGCCTGCTTCGCCGCCGCCCTGGTCGGCGAGCGGCCGCTGCTGGTGCTGGACGAGCCCACCACCGGCATGGACCCGGTCGCCCGGCGCGCCGTGTGGGCCGCCGTCGACCGGCGCCGCGCGGAACGCGGCACCACCGTGCTTCTGGTCACCCACAACGTCCTCGAGGCGGAGACCGTGCTCGACCGGGTCGCCGTCCTGCACCGCGGCCGCGTCGTCGCCTGCGACACTCCCGCCGGGCTCAAGGCCGAGGTGGCCGGCGAGGTCCGCGTGGACCTCGTCTGGCGCGACCGCCCGCCGCTGGACGTGCCCGAGGTCGCCGCCCTGCACGACAGAGTCGCCGAGTCCGGGCGCCGCTGGACGCTGCGGCTCGCCCCCGAGGAGGCCCGGGCCGTCGTCGCCACGGTCACCGGCGGCGCCGCCTTCGCCGCCCTGGACGACTTCACCCTCGCCACGCCCAGCCTGGAGGACGTCTACCTCGCCCTCGGCGGGGACACCAAGGGACTGGTGAAGGCGTGA